One genomic segment of Rubeoparvulum massiliense includes these proteins:
- a CDS encoding M20 family metallo-hydrolase: MNIEKDRLYNDLEQIAQFGKLPQGGVTRLALSTMDMHARTYLIDAMKQANLDVRIDAVGNIYGRREGKQNLPPVLLGSHLDTVPEGGNYDGIVGVSSALEVIRTLNDADIITERPIEIINFTAEESSRFRASTIGSKALKGVITSEKMHKMVDKEGISFYQALKNAGYHPDQLESVQLAPGAYHAFLELHIEQGPVLERLNKKIGIVTAIAAPTRMHITIEGKADHSGNTPMNMRQDALAGACEVILAIEEIAKAKAGEHTVGTVGDVSVKPGAMNVIPGEAQLWVDIRDIDYESKKKAVHLTLEKLDEVAQRRKLAIKYEMLSDEVPVQLSPRVIQSIQAVTEKLNFPYHVMHSGAGHDAMNLVPITDVGMIFVPSKDGISHNIAEFTSIEDIALGANVLLHTVYQLSMEGE, from the coding sequence ATGAATATAGAGAAAGATCGACTTTATAACGACCTAGAGCAGATTGCTCAATTTGGTAAACTTCCACAAGGCGGGGTCACCCGCCTTGCTTTATCAACCATGGATATGCATGCAAGAACCTACCTCATCGACGCGATGAAGCAGGCCAACCTCGATGTAAGAATCGATGCAGTAGGCAACATCTATGGTCGGCGAGAAGGGAAGCAAAACCTCCCACCCGTCTTGCTGGGCTCCCACTTAGATACTGTTCCAGAAGGCGGTAACTATGATGGGATCGTTGGGGTATCGAGCGCCCTTGAGGTGATACGAACCCTTAATGATGCGGATATTATCACTGAAAGACCCATTGAGATCATCAATTTTACCGCGGAAGAATCAAGCCGTTTTCGCGCAAGCACCATTGGAAGCAAAGCCCTCAAAGGCGTGATCACTAGTGAAAAAATGCACAAAATGGTGGATAAAGAAGGAATCTCGTTTTATCAAGCATTAAAAAATGCTGGATATCATCCAGATCAGCTGGAATCAGTTCAGCTTGCACCAGGTGCCTACCACGCTTTCCTTGAACTGCATATTGAACAAGGTCCCGTTTTGGAGCGTCTTAATAAGAAGATTGGGATCGTCACAGCCATTGCAGCTCCAACTCGTATGCATATTACCATTGAAGGGAAAGCCGATCATTCAGGGAATACACCGATGAACATGCGCCAGGATGCATTAGCAGGAGCCTGTGAAGTGATCCTCGCCATTGAAGAGATTGCGAAAGCCAAAGCGGGTGAACACACCGTTGGTACCGTGGGTGATGTGAGCGTGAAGCCTGGTGCAATGAATGTAATCCCTGGCGAAGCACAATTATGGGTGGATATTCGTGATATTGATTATGAATCAAAAAAGAAAGCAGTCCATCTTACTTTAGAGAAATTAGACGAGGTTGCTCAACGACGTAAATTGGCAATCAAATATGAAATGCTATCTGATGAGGTTCCAGTTCAGCTCTCCCCACGAGTCATTCAGTCGATACAAGCTGTTACAGAGAAATTGAACTTTCCTTACCATGTGATGCATAGTGGTGCAGGTCATGATGCCATGAATCTAGTGCCAATCACTGATGTGGGGATGATCTTTGTTCCAAGTAAGGATGGGATCAGCCATAACATTGCCGAGTTTACCTCAATAGAGGATATTGCCTTAGGAGCAAATGTCTTGTTGCATACGGTATATCAACTTTCGATGGAGGGTGAGTAA
- the hutI gene encoding imidazolonepropionase: MVAKSKKPIWIRHASQLITMADGGKGPRIGSEMSQLGLIADGSVWIEDGMIQAVGRDADLVPKYGDRMWEARIINAAGHVVTPGFIDPHTHLVFGGSREGEFLQRLKGATYLEIMNAGGGIHATAEATRRATFEELKQVAMGRLDAFLRHGVTTVEAKSGYGLNWETERKQLQVAIQLHQEHPIDIVSTFMGAHAVPKEYASAPDDYIQEIISQMLPAVVEEKLAQFQDVFCEAGVFNQEQTRMLLEAGQKLGLQPKLHADELVPFGGAELAAELGAISADHLLRASEAGLQRMAERKVLAVLLPGTAFFLRAPMANGRQMIDLGVPVALATDFNPGSSPTVNLPLIMNLACQGMGMLPAECMTAVTINAAHAVGRAYEIGSIEVGKKGDLVLFAVSDYLQLFYHYGMNHVAMVMKEGQVVVEDGEVVW; the protein is encoded by the coding sequence ATGGTAGCAAAAAGTAAGAAACCCATTTGGATTCGCCATGCATCTCAATTGATCACCATGGCTGATGGAGGAAAAGGTCCACGAATAGGAAGCGAGATGAGTCAATTAGGACTGATCGCTGATGGGAGCGTATGGATCGAAGATGGTATGATTCAGGCGGTGGGTCGGGACGCTGATTTAGTGCCCAAGTATGGCGATCGGATGTGGGAAGCGAGGATTATCAATGCTGCTGGTCATGTGGTAACGCCTGGCTTCATTGACCCTCATACACATCTTGTTTTTGGCGGAAGCCGCGAAGGAGAATTTCTGCAACGCTTAAAGGGTGCCACCTATCTTGAAATTATGAACGCAGGTGGCGGCATTCATGCCACAGCGGAAGCTACACGTAGAGCTACCTTCGAAGAGCTGAAGCAGGTAGCCATGGGTCGACTGGATGCTTTTCTACGTCATGGTGTAACAACCGTGGAGGCGAAAAGTGGCTATGGACTGAACTGGGAGACAGAACGGAAGCAATTACAGGTTGCTATACAGCTCCACCAAGAGCATCCCATCGATATCGTCTCCACCTTCATGGGAGCCCATGCTGTTCCGAAAGAGTATGCATCAGCACCTGATGATTATATACAGGAGATCATCAGTCAGATGCTACCTGCCGTTGTAGAAGAGAAATTGGCTCAGTTTCAGGATGTTTTTTGTGAAGCTGGGGTCTTTAATCAGGAGCAAACCCGTATGCTCTTGGAAGCTGGTCAGAAGCTAGGCTTACAACCGAAGCTCCATGCGGATGAATTGGTACCTTTTGGCGGAGCAGAGCTCGCTGCAGAATTGGGAGCCATCTCTGCAGATCACCTACTTCGTGCTAGTGAGGCTGGCTTACAGCGAATGGCAGAACGCAAGGTATTGGCAGTGCTGTTGCCTGGTACTGCCTTCTTCCTTCGCGCACCGATGGCCAATGGACGGCAGATGATCGATCTTGGTGTTCCAGTGGCATTAGCCACCGATTTTAACCCAGGCTCATCACCTACTGTGAATCTTCCCTTGATTATGAATCTAGCCTGTCAAGGAATGGGGATGTTGCCTGCAGAATGTATGACAGCTGTAACCATCAATGCTGCTCATGCTGTTGGCCGTGCTTATGAGATCGGCAGTATTGAGGTAGGAAAGAAGGGGGATCTAGTACTCTTTGCCGTATCTGACTATCTTCAACTTTTTTATCATTACGGGATGAATCATGTGGCAATGGTGATGAAAGAGGGTCAGGTTGTGGTAGAGGATGGTGAAGTAGTATGGTAA
- a CDS encoding amidohydrolase: protein MDEKIIEEIQNLRDRLIDYRRDFHRYPEPGWTEFRTASKIIHCLKDWGYSVRFGADVISEADMMGVPTKEKLDQEMKRAITQGADPELIAQMAGGKTGIVAELNCGPGPVIAIRFDMDSNDIQEAESDEHRPYREGFASKNPGAMHACGHDSHVAMGLGTAEILAAHQDLLHGTIRLIFQPGEEGVRGARAMVEAGVVDDVDYILGGHIGCNGGKSGGFVCAATRFLATTKLDVSFTGLPAHAGAAPQEGKNALLAGATAALNLHAISRHGEGASRINVGVLQAGQGRNIIPPNAFLKIETRGETSEIDAYMLEEAKRIIASAAQMYDVAYTIVMAGGTCSSDADPEMVELLYEEAEKVIELDEIKRYVPIGGAEDFAYFMRRVQSHGGKACYYMLGTDRPAGHHNHHFDINEAVLTTGVEMNVRTILRLANTGK from the coding sequence ATGGATGAAAAGATTATTGAAGAGATTCAGAATTTACGAGATCGACTGATTGATTATCGGCGTGATTTTCATCGTTATCCTGAGCCAGGTTGGACGGAATTCCGAACAGCATCGAAGATTATTCACTGTCTAAAAGACTGGGGTTACTCCGTACGTTTTGGTGCGGATGTGATTTCTGAAGCTGATATGATGGGGGTGCCAACGAAGGAGAAGCTAGACCAGGAGATGAAGCGTGCCATCACCCAAGGTGCTGACCCAGAATTGATCGCACAAATGGCAGGAGGAAAGACTGGTATTGTTGCGGAATTAAATTGTGGACCTGGTCCTGTCATCGCTATCCGTTTCGATATGGACTCCAATGATATTCAGGAGGCAGAATCAGATGAGCATCGTCCATATCGGGAGGGATTTGCTTCCAAGAATCCAGGGGCCATGCATGCTTGTGGTCATGATAGTCACGTTGCTATGGGATTGGGAACTGCAGAAATTCTAGCTGCTCATCAAGATTTACTCCATGGAACCATTCGGCTCATCTTCCAACCTGGTGAAGAGGGTGTTCGTGGTGCCCGTGCCATGGTGGAAGCAGGTGTGGTCGACGATGTGGATTATATCCTTGGTGGTCATATTGGCTGTAATGGTGGGAAGAGTGGCGGGTTTGTTTGTGCTGCTACTCGCTTTCTCGCAACGACCAAGCTGGATGTGAGCTTTACTGGCCTACCTGCCCATGCAGGAGCAGCACCACAGGAAGGGAAGAATGCCTTATTAGCCGGTGCAACAGCAGCACTCAATCTCCATGCTATTTCCCGTCATGGCGAAGGGGCCTCGCGGATCAATGTAGGAGTACTTCAAGCAGGCCAAGGGCGCAATATAATCCCACCCAATGCCTTTCTCAAAATTGAAACTCGTGGTGAAACCAGTGAGATCGATGCTTACATGTTGGAAGAAGCAAAGCGGATCATCGCATCTGCGGCGCAAATGTACGATGTAGCATATACGATCGTCATGGCAGGTGGAACATGTAGTAGCGATGCTGATCCAGAGATGGTTGAATTGCTATACGAAGAGGCAGAAAAGGTAATCGAATTGGATGAAATCAAGCGCTATGTCCCCATAGGTGGAGCAGAGGATTTTGCTTACTTTATGAGAAGGGTTCAATCTCACGGAGGGAAGGCTTGCTACTATATGCTAGGAACAGATCGTCCCGCTGGTCACCATAATCATCATTTCGATATTAATGAAGCAGTTCTAACCACTGGTGTTGAGATGAATGTTCGAACGATTCTACGGTTAGCTAATACTGGGAAGTAA
- a CDS encoding agmatinase family protein: MVSYPYPLLTPPPFRWTQTAVTDPRVHEWISTLPEAVLHGTAEPNWNQYDVTILGVPLSRSSLSASAASEHPDAFRRAWKYFYPYDVEWDVDLTPLRVVDLGDVQQHATDILLTHQWITDAMFAMRTHHSQLLPIAIGGDHSITAMLLRGWKKAHPEERIGILQLDTHFDLRSLVPHGPTNGTPIRFLLEKGLIRGEDVVNIGLHGFFNSKSLKEYADEQQIGVITLHEVRKRGIEEVAQTALQRLRQQVDTIYLTVDMDVLDLAFGPAAPAAAPGGMRSDELFAAVRLAGLDPKVKGMDIVCLDPLRDEGQKTVKTAAHVMLTFLSGVISRKAVGSA; this comes from the coding sequence ATGGTAAGCTACCCATATCCACTCCTCACACCACCGCCATTTCGTTGGACGCAGACAGCTGTTACCGATCCCCGTGTACATGAATGGATTAGCACGCTGCCAGAGGCTGTACTGCATGGCACAGCCGAACCCAATTGGAATCAATACGATGTAACCATTCTCGGTGTCCCTCTCTCCCGCTCCTCTCTAAGTGCTTCGGCAGCCAGTGAGCATCCCGATGCTTTCCGCAGGGCCTGGAAGTATTTCTATCCCTATGATGTGGAATGGGACGTGGACCTCACGCCTTTACGGGTAGTGGATCTAGGAGATGTTCAGCAGCATGCAACCGATATTCTTTTGACCCATCAATGGATAACGGATGCCATGTTTGCTATGCGAACCCATCATTCGCAACTTCTCCCCATTGCCATCGGCGGAGATCATTCCATCACAGCCATGCTGCTACGTGGTTGGAAGAAGGCACACCCAGAAGAGCGGATCGGTATCCTTCAGCTAGATACCCACTTTGACCTTCGTTCCTTGGTTCCTCATGGTCCCACCAATGGAACACCCATTCGTTTCCTTCTTGAAAAGGGGCTGATTCGCGGAGAAGATGTGGTTAATATTGGATTGCACGGCTTCTTTAATAGTAAGAGTCTAAAGGAGTATGCAGATGAGCAGCAGATTGGAGTTATTACGCTCCATGAAGTAAGAAAACGGGGGATCGAAGAGGTAGCCCAAACAGCACTTCAACGTTTGCGACAGCAGGTGGATACCATCTATCTCACGGTGGATATGGATGTACTCGATCTTGCCTTTGGCCCAGCGGCACCTGCTGCAGCGCCTGGGGGAATGCGCTCCGATGAGCTTTTTGCAGCAGTGCGCTTAGCAGGATTAGACCCAAAGGTAAAGGGCATGGATATTGTTTGCTTGGACCCTCTCCGCGATGAGGGACAAAAAACCGTAAAGACGGCAGCTCATGTTATGCTCACTTTTTTGAGTGGTGTCATTAGTCGCAAAGCGGTAGGATCAGCGTGA
- a CDS encoding amidohydrolase, with amino-acid sequence MEDRIKEQLAHVEGKLVQYRRNFHQYPEPAWTEFRTTSKIIHYLQEWGYQIRFGADVIAEEAMMGVPSKEKLEEEMERAIAQGADPELVAKMAGGKTGLVAELDCGEGPVIALRFDIDSNEIQEIESAEHRPYKEGFSSKNPGAMHACGHDGHITMGLGTAEVLASLKDQLHGKIRLIFQPGEEGVRGARAMVEAGVVDDVDYILGGHIGFKAGESGNFVCATGKFLATTKLDVTYKGVPSHAGAAPQEGKNALLAAACAALNLHAISRHGEGASRINVGVLNAGQGRNILPPNALMKLETRGETSEIDAYMVKESKRIAAAAAAMYDVEYDVQMVGGTSGGECDLEIAQIMKEEAAHIPAIKNVIDYAALGAAEDFAHLMSTVQAHGGKGCYYMLGADRAAGHHDNHFDFDESVLISGVEMNVRTVLRLAAK; translated from the coding sequence GTGGAAGATCGGATTAAAGAACAACTTGCACATGTTGAAGGAAAATTGGTTCAGTATCGCCGGAATTTTCACCAATATCCAGAACCAGCATGGACAGAATTCCGCACTACTTCTAAAATTATTCATTACTTACAAGAATGGGGTTACCAAATTCGCTTTGGCGCAGATGTCATTGCCGAAGAAGCCATGATGGGAGTACCATCAAAAGAGAAGCTAGAAGAAGAGATGGAACGTGCCATTGCCCAAGGTGCAGATCCTGAATTAGTAGCCAAAATGGCCGGCGGGAAAACAGGGTTGGTGGCAGAATTAGATTGTGGAGAAGGACCTGTTATTGCCCTGCGTTTTGATATTGACTCGAATGAAATTCAAGAGATTGAATCTGCAGAGCATCGTCCCTATAAAGAAGGCTTCTCCTCAAAAAATCCGGGTGCCATGCATGCTTGTGGTCATGATGGTCACATCACCATGGGTCTAGGAACTGCAGAAGTGTTGGCCTCCCTTAAGGATCAGCTTCATGGGAAGATCCGTCTGATCTTTCAACCCGGTGAAGAGGGCGTACGTGGCGCTCGTGCTATGGTCGAAGCAGGTGTGGTAGACGATGTGGACTATATTCTCGGTGGTCATATTGGTTTTAAAGCCGGAGAGTCAGGTAACTTCGTCTGTGCAACAGGTAAGTTCCTTGCCACAACCAAGCTCGATGTGACCTATAAAGGGGTTCCATCCCATGCGGGAGCAGCACCACAGGAAGGGAAGAACGCTTTACTTGCTGCAGCATGTGCAGCACTCAATCTCCATGCTATTTCCCGTCATGGTGAAGGCGCCTCTCGGATCAATGTAGGTGTATTAAATGCTGGTCAAGGTCGGAACATCCTTCCTCCCAATGCCCTTATGAAACTTGAAACCCGTGGTGAAACCAGTGAAATTGATGCCTATATGGTGAAAGAGAGCAAACGGATCGCCGCTGCTGCAGCTGCCATGTATGATGTGGAATATGATGTGCAGATGGTGGGCGGTACTAGCGGTGGCGAATGCGACCTAGAGATTGCCCAAATCATGAAGGAAGAGGCAGCTCATATTCCTGCTATTAAAAATGTAATCGACTATGCAGCACTAGGCGCAGCAGAGGATTTTGCCCATCTCATGAGTACTGTACAAGCTCATGGTGGTAAAGGTTGCTATTATATGCTCGGTGCAGATCGTGCTGCAGGACACCATGATAATCACTTTGATTTTGATGAAAGTGTTCTGATTTCAGGTGTAGAAATGAATGTACGGACAGTCTTGCGTTTGGCAGCAAAATAA